A genomic segment from Lignipirellula cremea encodes:
- the kaiC gene encoding circadian clock protein KaiC — MPESDPVPPSLPPLPKALTGIEGFDEITQGGLPRGRATLVCGSAGCGKTLFAAEFLVRGATRYGEPGVFMAFEETADELAQNVRSLGLDLEKLVEQNLAAVDYVHVERSEIEETGEYDLEGLFVRLGYAIDSIGAKRVVLDTLEVLFGGLTNASVLRSEIRRLFRWLKEKGVTAVITAERGESSLTRFGLEEYVSDCVILLDHRVDEQVSTRRLRIVKYRGTAHGTNEFPFLIESDGISVLPITSAGMEHPASEERVPTGVSQLDEMLGVQGYFRGSSVLVTGTAGTGKTSLACHFAVAACQRGDKCVYYSFEESSTQLIRNMRSIGVDLDRWINAGLLHIQSARPTRYGLEMHLVQMHKLIKKIQPRVVVVDPISNFLSAGTMSEAGSMLVRLVDFIKSRNMTGMFTNLTHSQNPEQTDLGISSIIDTWILLRDAESDNARRGTLSILKSRGMAHSRKVRGFHLTDQGITLSDSAHPLASPAQGD; from the coding sequence ATGCCCGAATCCGACCCTGTCCCCCCATCGCTGCCCCCTTTGCCCAAGGCGCTCACAGGGATTGAAGGATTCGATGAGATCACCCAGGGCGGCTTGCCGCGCGGCAGGGCCACGCTTGTCTGCGGCAGCGCAGGCTGCGGGAAAACGCTCTTTGCCGCCGAGTTCCTGGTCCGTGGAGCGACCCGCTACGGGGAGCCGGGCGTGTTCATGGCGTTTGAAGAAACGGCCGATGAACTGGCCCAGAATGTCCGCTCGCTGGGTCTGGACCTGGAAAAGCTGGTCGAACAGAATCTGGCGGCCGTCGATTACGTGCACGTGGAACGGAGCGAAATCGAAGAAACGGGCGAGTACGACCTGGAAGGCCTGTTCGTCCGCCTGGGTTACGCGATTGATTCGATCGGCGCCAAACGGGTCGTCCTGGATACGCTGGAAGTCCTCTTCGGCGGGCTCACCAACGCCAGCGTGCTGCGGTCAGAGATCCGCCGACTGTTCCGCTGGCTGAAAGAGAAGGGCGTGACGGCCGTCATTACGGCGGAACGGGGGGAAAGTTCCCTGACCCGTTTTGGGCTGGAGGAGTACGTGTCGGATTGCGTGATTCTGCTTGACCATCGCGTCGACGAGCAGGTTTCCACTCGGCGTCTGCGGATTGTCAAATACCGCGGCACGGCGCATGGCACCAATGAATTCCCGTTCCTGATTGAAAGCGACGGCATTTCGGTCCTGCCGATCACCTCGGCGGGTATGGAGCATCCGGCCAGCGAGGAACGCGTCCCCACGGGCGTTTCCCAGCTGGATGAAATGCTGGGCGTCCAAGGTTACTTTCGCGGCAGCAGCGTGCTGGTAACGGGAACCGCCGGCACGGGTAAAACAAGCCTGGCCTGCCATTTTGCGGTCGCCGCCTGCCAGCGGGGAGATAAATGCGTTTACTATTCGTTTGAAGAATCATCGACCCAGCTGATTCGCAACATGCGCTCAATCGGGGTCGATCTGGATCGCTGGATTAATGCGGGACTGCTGCACATCCAGTCGGCCCGTCCCACCCGTTACGGCCTGGAAATGCATCTGGTGCAGATGCACAAACTCATCAAAAAAATCCAACCGCGCGTGGTGGTCGTTGATCCGATCAGCAACTTCCTGTCGGCCGGCACCATGTCGGAGGCCGGCTCCATGCTGGTGCGTCTGGTCGACTTCATCAAATCGCGGAACATGACCGGCATGTTCACCAATTTGACGCATAGCCAAAACCCGGAGCAGACCGATCTGGGCATCTCTTCGATCATTGACACCTGGATTTTGCTGCGCGACGCGGAATCCGATAACGCCCGACGCGGCACGCTGTCTATCCTCAAGTCGCGCGGGATGGCCCATTCCCGGAAGGTTCGCGGCTTCCATTTGACCGACCAGGGAATTACCCTGTCTGACTCGGCTCACCCCTTGGCTAGCCCCGCGCAGGGCGACTGA
- a CDS encoding protein-disulfide reductase DsbD family protein yields MPSQKLWRRFLLTVLVLFLLPTAVRPLAGQESTGLQLDFPALGGADKGGHEGSFMGSLGGANALGGAMSSRPPITLSASFQMEEGTRNGKVEVCADISEGWHAYAISQPQIKDGEQGAAPKATEIELRTDPPGLAKILLSGFKPDVAPKVSPPVEPFTVNIEEHHGKVVWIASFELADGVDPKELQLFVDLEGQVCSDPEFQGANAGCQLFPVSTLQAKFHGEYPRETGWVTLKSSHIKWRAIVAPTVVAPGDKVTVVFDAFPREGYHVYDLAKTDPDLVGVNKPTLIVFNESLGPVPNPIVEGQLISHPSKLPNAPEVRYFEKGVRWRYTFTVPSGMKKGERRITGLLGFQTCTENGCDRPDALEFETLITIGDKSNKEPQYFSLSPSSYQLVAEKAESKNITSEKVAFSFMLAFLGGIVLNFMPCVLPVIGLKVMSFVQQAGQKRGQILALNLWYTLGIVTVFWGFAAAAISLRLVYGETLAWGNQFSNPAFTIPLASVVFIFGLSLLGVWEIPLPGFVGNGKTGELAAKEGASGAFFKGVLATLLATPCTGPFFATAIGFAVAAPPVTALIAFTLMGLGMATPYLVLGFFPSLVNALPRPGNWMVTFKQVTGFILMATVVWFFTFLDESYVGSLLWLLLSLSIGCWMIGDMGYSATIRRKAMTWMSAGAMNVAVVLLVFFGAWGWFFPSYELEWQPFSRDKIQAEVASGKAVMVDFTADWCQTCKMNERLVLNTKLIKDAVEERGVVTLKADKTSSISSEAIDSLLQELGNVDKGIPFLAIYPAGGGKPILMKGQIYQQSVLSALEQASAAPATEAVKPTTDETAMNSP; encoded by the coding sequence ATGCCCTCCCAAAAACTGTGGCGACGTTTCCTTCTTACCGTGCTCGTACTGTTTCTGCTGCCGACGGCGGTTCGTCCGTTAGCCGGTCAAGAGTCGACGGGCCTGCAGCTGGATTTCCCTGCGCTGGGCGGAGCGGACAAAGGCGGGCACGAAGGCAGTTTCATGGGCTCTTTGGGCGGAGCCAATGCCCTGGGCGGAGCCATGTCGTCGAGGCCGCCGATTACGCTGTCGGCCAGTTTCCAAATGGAAGAAGGCACGCGCAACGGTAAGGTCGAAGTCTGCGCGGACATCAGCGAGGGCTGGCATGCCTATGCGATCAGCCAGCCCCAGATCAAGGACGGCGAGCAAGGCGCCGCGCCGAAAGCCACCGAGATCGAGCTGCGCACCGATCCGCCAGGCCTGGCCAAAATATTGTTGAGTGGTTTCAAACCCGACGTCGCCCCCAAGGTTTCGCCGCCGGTCGAACCGTTTACCGTCAATATCGAAGAGCACCACGGCAAAGTGGTATGGATCGCCAGTTTTGAACTGGCTGACGGTGTTGACCCGAAAGAACTGCAGCTCTTTGTGGATCTCGAAGGCCAGGTCTGCAGCGATCCGGAATTCCAGGGCGCGAACGCCGGCTGCCAGTTGTTCCCGGTTTCCACCCTGCAGGCCAAATTTCACGGCGAGTATCCGCGCGAGACGGGCTGGGTCACACTCAAAAGTTCGCACATTAAATGGCGCGCCATTGTGGCGCCGACCGTCGTGGCGCCGGGCGACAAGGTCACGGTCGTGTTTGACGCCTTTCCCCGCGAAGGCTACCACGTTTATGACCTGGCCAAGACCGATCCCGATCTGGTCGGCGTGAACAAACCGACGCTGATTGTTTTCAATGAGTCGCTCGGTCCCGTGCCGAATCCCATCGTCGAAGGGCAGTTGATCTCCCATCCGTCGAAATTGCCGAACGCCCCCGAGGTTCGCTATTTTGAAAAAGGGGTCCGCTGGCGGTACACCTTCACGGTGCCGTCGGGCATGAAGAAAGGCGAACGTCGCATCACCGGTTTGCTGGGTTTTCAGACCTGCACGGAAAATGGCTGCGATCGTCCCGATGCGCTGGAGTTTGAAACGCTTATCACCATCGGCGACAAGTCGAACAAGGAACCGCAGTATTTCAGCCTTTCCCCCTCTTCCTACCAACTGGTAGCGGAAAAGGCGGAGAGCAAGAACATCACCTCCGAGAAGGTCGCCTTTAGTTTTATGCTGGCGTTTCTCGGCGGCATTGTGCTGAACTTTATGCCGTGCGTGCTGCCGGTGATCGGCCTCAAAGTGATGTCGTTTGTGCAGCAAGCGGGCCAGAAGCGGGGCCAGATCCTGGCGCTGAACCTGTGGTATACGCTGGGCATTGTGACGGTGTTCTGGGGCTTCGCCGCGGCTGCCATTTCGCTCCGCCTGGTCTACGGCGAAACGCTCGCCTGGGGGAACCAGTTCAGCAACCCGGCCTTTACGATTCCGCTGGCGTCGGTGGTGTTCATCTTCGGTTTGAGCCTGCTGGGCGTGTGGGAGATCCCGCTGCCGGGCTTTGTCGGGAACGGCAAAACGGGCGAACTGGCCGCCAAAGAAGGCGCCAGTGGTGCGTTCTTCAAAGGCGTGCTGGCCACCCTGCTGGCCACTCCCTGTACGGGGCCGTTTTTCGCCACGGCGATCGGCTTTGCTGTCGCCGCCCCGCCGGTCACGGCGTTGATCGCTTTTACCCTGATGGGGCTGGGGATGGCGACGCCTTACCTGGTGCTGGGCTTCTTCCCTTCGCTTGTCAATGCCTTGCCGCGGCCGGGCAACTGGATGGTCACCTTCAAACAGGTGACGGGCTTCATTCTGATGGCGACGGTGGTCTGGTTCTTCACCTTCCTCGACGAGAGTTATGTCGGCTCGCTGCTGTGGCTGCTGCTGTCCTTGTCGATCGGTTGCTGGATGATCGGCGACATGGGGTACTCCGCCACGATCCGCCGCAAGGCGATGACCTGGATGAGCGCTGGCGCCATGAACGTGGCGGTGGTGCTGCTGGTGTTCTTTGGCGCCTGGGGCTGGTTCTTCCCCAGTTATGAGCTGGAATGGCAGCCGTTCTCGCGGGACAAGATCCAGGCTGAAGTCGCCAGCGGCAAGGCCGTGATGGTCGACTTCACCGCCGACTGGTGCCAGACCTGCAAAATGAATGAACGCCTGGTCCTCAACACCAAGCTGATCAAAGACGCAGTCGAAGAACGCGGAGTCGTCACCCTCAAGGCCGACAAAACTTCCAGCATTTCGTCGGAAGCGATCGACTCTCTGCTGCAGGAGCTGGGCAACGTCGACAAAGGCATTCCCTTCCTGGCCATCTACCCGGCTGGCGGCGGGAAACCGATTTTGATGAAGGGGCAGATCTATCAGCAATCGGTGCTGTCGGCCCTGGAGCAGGCCAGCGCTGCCCCCGCCACCGAAGCGGTCAAACCGACCACCGACGAAACGGCGATGAACTCCCCCTGA
- a CDS encoding phosphotransferase has product MLSEQAIVRLLESRGLKLRGSLTDEAPSGIIFRGSSGGLSGAQFWRLETEQGPYCLRLWPAEHPTAERLAWIHAVLQRAASAGFTLAPVPLADTAGRTFAAQQGRLCQLEPWMPGEALPVGSPSAELVADACQRLAEFHQAVQPPLQAAPVLEESPGILLRTERLASLQDPAVLAGYRHALSPRIFPAAYLLASRYLELAPQAFGGLLAQLAPARSLRVPLQPCIRDVWRDNLLVEGDRLSGLVDFGAMNLETPAADVARLLGSLALDDAALWQAGLAAYQAVRPLAAGERQLIAAFDRSLVVLGGFSWLDWIYLEQREFAEPARVLARLAELLLRLETNVLTNR; this is encoded by the coding sequence ATGCTTTCCGAACAAGCGATCGTCCGTTTGCTGGAAAGTCGAGGGCTGAAACTGCGCGGCTCCCTGACGGACGAAGCACCCTCCGGCATCATCTTTCGCGGTTCGTCAGGCGGGCTCAGCGGGGCCCAGTTCTGGCGGCTGGAAACGGAACAAGGGCCGTACTGCCTGCGACTCTGGCCGGCTGAGCATCCGACGGCCGAACGGCTGGCCTGGATCCATGCCGTTCTGCAGCGGGCGGCCAGTGCCGGTTTTACCCTGGCGCCTGTTCCACTCGCGGACACGGCCGGCCGCACGTTTGCGGCCCAGCAGGGCCGACTTTGCCAGCTGGAGCCCTGGATGCCGGGCGAAGCCTTGCCTGTCGGTTCGCCGTCGGCGGAGCTGGTTGCCGACGCCTGCCAGCGGCTGGCCGAATTCCATCAGGCCGTCCAGCCGCCCCTGCAGGCGGCGCCCGTTCTGGAAGAGTCGCCCGGCATCCTCCTGCGGACGGAGCGACTGGCGTCCCTGCAGGACCCGGCCGTGCTGGCGGGTTACCGTCATGCCCTGTCGCCGCGGATTTTTCCCGCCGCGTATCTTCTGGCCTCGCGTTACCTGGAACTGGCGCCACAGGCGTTTGGCGGCCTGCTGGCACAGCTGGCGCCGGCACGTTCGTTGCGGGTTCCGCTGCAGCCGTGTATTCGGGATGTCTGGCGGGACAACCTGCTGGTCGAGGGAGATCGGCTGTCGGGGCTGGTCGATTTTGGAGCGATGAACCTGGAGACGCCAGCGGCGGATGTCGCTCGGTTGCTGGGCAGCCTGGCGCTCGACGATGCAGCGTTGTGGCAGGCAGGTCTGGCGGCGTACCAGGCGGTGCGGCCGCTTGCTGCCGGGGAACGGCAACTGATCGCGGCGTTTGATCGCTCCCTGGTCGTGCTGGGCGGCTTTTCCTGGCTGGACTGGATCTATCTGGAGCAGCGGGAATTTGCCGAGCCGGCCCGGGTGCTGGCCCGTTTGGCAGAACTGTTGCTGCGGCTGGAAACGAACGTCCTGACGAACCGATAG